In Dyadobacter sp. NIV53, a single window of DNA contains:
- a CDS encoding ribonucleotide reductase N-terminal alpha domain-containing protein: MEITQPTQTQRTYTSDEAYQASLIYFKGDDLAARVWVNKYALKDSYGAIYEATPDDMHHRIAGEIARIEVRYPNPLTENEIFELIKDFKYIIPQGSPMTGIGNPFQIASLSNCFVIGNGDASDSYGGIMKIDQEQVQLMKRRGGVGHDLSHIRPKGSPVKNSALTSTGIVPFMERYSNSTREVAQDGRRGALMLSVAIKHPDSEDFIDAKLESGKVTGANVSVRIDDDFMRSVESGIPYVQQYPINSSAPSHREEIDANSLWKKIVHNAWRSAEPGILFWDTIIRESVPDCYADLGYKTVSTNPCGEIPLCPYDSCRLLAINLFSYVENPFTPKAVFNWDLFKKHIGAAQRMMDDIIDLELEKIDAIIQKIDEDPEDDEIKRTERNLWLNIQTKAREGRRTGIGITAEGDMLAALGLRYGSDEGSEFAVEVHKTVALEAYRGSVNTAKERGAFTIFDAEREKTTRLYCG, encoded by the coding sequence ATGGAAATAACCCAACCTACTCAAACTCAACGCACATATACGAGTGATGAAGCATATCAGGCTTCGTTAATTTACTTTAAAGGAGACGACCTTGCAGCTCGTGTCTGGGTAAATAAATATGCATTAAAAGATTCTTATGGCGCTATCTATGAAGCAACGCCGGATGATATGCATCATAGGATTGCAGGAGAAATAGCAAGGATTGAAGTTCGTTACCCAAATCCATTAACCGAGAATGAAATTTTTGAACTGATCAAAGATTTTAAATATATCATTCCTCAGGGAAGTCCAATGACAGGTATTGGAAATCCTTTTCAGATTGCTTCCTTATCTAATTGCTTTGTAATCGGCAATGGAGACGCTTCCGATTCTTACGGAGGTATTATGAAGATTGACCAGGAACAGGTTCAGTTGATGAAAAGACGTGGCGGAGTTGGCCACGATCTGTCACATATCAGGCCAAAAGGTTCTCCGGTTAAAAACTCTGCATTGACATCGACGGGAATCGTACCATTTATGGAACGTTATTCCAATTCTACCCGCGAAGTAGCACAGGATGGCCGCCGTGGGGCATTGATGTTATCTGTTGCTATCAAACACCCTGACTCTGAGGATTTCATTGATGCAAAACTTGAATCAGGTAAAGTAACTGGGGCCAATGTTTCTGTTCGTATCGACGATGATTTTATGCGTTCTGTTGAATCAGGAATTCCCTATGTACAACAATATCCGATAAACAGCTCCGCTCCTTCTCACCGCGAAGAGATTGATGCTAATTCGCTTTGGAAAAAAATTGTACATAACGCATGGCGTTCGGCTGAACCGGGAATTCTGTTCTGGGATACAATTATCCGTGAATCTGTGCCGGATTGTTATGCTGATCTGGGCTACAAAACGGTTTCTACCAATCCATGTGGTGAGATTCCATTGTGTCCATATGATTCGTGCCGTTTGCTTGCCATCAATCTTTTTTCCTATGTTGAAAATCCTTTTACGCCGAAAGCCGTATTTAACTGGGATTTATTCAAAAAACACATAGGTGCGGCACAAAGAATGATGGATGATATCATTGATCTGGAACTTGAAAAGATTGATGCAATCATTCAGAAAATTGATGAAGATCCGGAAGACGATGAAATAAAACGTACAGAGCGTAACCTATGGCTGAATATACAGACCAAAGCCCGTGAAGGCAGAAGAACCGGAATTGGTATTACAGCCGAAGGTGATATGCTTGCTGCATTGGGCCTACGTTATGGAAGTGATGAAGGTTCTGAATTTGCAGTCGAAGTGCACAAAACGGTTGCATTGGAAGCTTATCGAGGTTCTGTAAATACGGCCAAAGAAAGAGGTGCATTTACAATATTTGATGCTGAAAGAGAAAAAACAACCCGTTTATATTGCGGTTGA
- a CDS encoding alpha/beta fold hydrolase — protein sequence MLYSKSVIIVVVLAGFLSSCGKKGEQDKPRTPKQYTIEQLANNLSVSAAGFSSDESKVLVSNNASGIFNVYELNVADTTSKALTTSKKESFFAVDYLPNSDNYIYSADQGGDENAHLYLRSKTDSVSKDLTPWPKSANNFAGWSDDKKSMYVTSNKRDPKYFDIWKLDTASWKPTLLYENKEGYSPSAVSKSERYVALTKEITADKNDLYLYDRTAKTTKRLSNDNEATWFPLAFEKNDTIMYYATSDGSEFSYITKYNIKSGKAEKFFEDKWDVVNMSLSENEKYHTIFINDDGKNKVLLFDHATGKAVSFPEIKDADVLNVIISNSEKNLLLTVGSSTSPANLYSYNIEKQDLKQLTSTLNKMIDQNDLVKAEVVRFKSFDGKEIPAIYYKPLQASKDSKAAALVWVHGGPGGQSRVGFSNSIQYLVNHGYAVLAVNNRGSSGYGKGFYKMDNKDHSNGDLKDCVWGKKWLTEQNYIDSSAIGIYGGSYGGCMVLAALAFKPDEFKVGVDLFGVANWLRTLRSIPPYWEAARKALYDELGDPSTADSVRLKSISPLFNYQKIKKPLIVFQGANDVRVLKVESDEIVAGVKKNGVPVEYVVYPDEGHGFVKKENQITTSKKTLEFLDKYLKTK from the coding sequence ATGCTCTATTCAAAGTCAGTGATAATCGTGGTCGTTCTGGCCGGATTTTTAAGTTCTTGTGGCAAGAAGGGTGAACAGGATAAACCCCGAACGCCAAAACAATATACCATTGAACAACTAGCTAATAACTTGTCCGTTTCTGCAGCCGGTTTCAGTTCCGATGAATCGAAAGTATTAGTTAGCAATAATGCCTCCGGAATCTTCAATGTGTACGAATTGAACGTTGCCGATACGACTTCCAAGGCGCTCACAACTTCAAAAAAAGAATCATTTTTCGCGGTTGATTATCTTCCTAACAGTGACAATTATATCTATTCGGCGGATCAGGGCGGAGACGAAAATGCACATCTTTATTTGAGATCAAAAACGGATTCAGTTTCCAAAGATCTGACTCCATGGCCAAAAAGCGCCAATAATTTTGCCGGATGGAGCGATGATAAAAAGTCCATGTACGTAACCAGCAACAAGCGCGATCCAAAGTATTTTGATATATGGAAACTGGATACGGCGTCCTGGAAACCCACTTTATTATACGAAAACAAAGAAGGTTACAGTCCATCGGCGGTAAGCAAAAGCGAGCGATATGTGGCGCTGACAAAAGAAATTACGGCAGATAAAAACGACTTATACTTGTACGACCGTACTGCGAAAACGACCAAACGCCTAAGCAACGACAATGAGGCAACCTGGTTTCCGCTGGCATTTGAGAAAAATGATACCATTATGTATTACGCGACCAGCGACGGAAGCGAGTTTAGCTACATCACCAAGTACAATATCAAGAGCGGAAAAGCAGAGAAATTTTTCGAGGACAAATGGGATGTTGTAAACATGAGTCTGAGTGAAAATGAAAAGTACCACACAATTTTCATCAATGATGATGGGAAAAATAAAGTGCTTCTGTTTGATCATGCAACCGGAAAGGCAGTAAGTTTTCCGGAAATTAAAGATGCCGATGTATTGAATGTGATTATTTCCAACTCTGAAAAAAACTTACTGCTGACCGTCGGAAGCAGCACCAGCCCGGCCAATTTGTATTCATACAATATTGAGAAACAGGATTTGAAACAATTGACGTCCACTTTAAATAAGATGATCGACCAGAATGATCTTGTAAAAGCAGAAGTAGTAAGATTTAAATCGTTTGACGGAAAAGAGATTCCTGCCATTTATTATAAACCGTTACAAGCGAGCAAGGATAGTAAAGCGGCTGCGTTGGTATGGGTTCATGGTGGGCCAGGTGGACAAAGCCGTGTTGGATTCAGTAATTCGATTCAATACCTGGTGAATCACGGTTATGCGGTTTTGGCTGTAAATAATCGCGGCAGCAGCGGCTATGGAAAAGGTTTTTACAAAATGGATAACAAAGACCACAGCAATGGTGATTTGAAGGATTGTGTATGGGGCAAAAAATGGCTGACGGAACAAAATTATATCGACAGCAGTGCAATCGGGATTTATGGAGGTAGTTACGGAGGTTGTATGGTTTTGGCTGCTCTTGCATTCAAGCCGGATGAATTTAAAGTTGGTGTCGATTTGTTTGGCGTGGCCAACTGGTTGCGAACGCTCAGAAGCATTCCGCCTTATTGGGAGGCGGCACGAAAGGCACTTTATGATGAATTAGGAGATCCGTCGACTGCCGACAGTGTTCGATTAAAAAGTATATCCCCATTGTTTAATTACCAAAAAATCAAAAAACCTCTTATCGTTTTCCAGGGCGCCAATGACGTTCGGGTTTTGAAAGTAGAAAGCGATGAAATTGTCGCAGGTGTAAAAAAGAATGGCGTTCCGGTTGAATACGTAGTTTATCCCGATGAAGGTCACGGTTTTGTTAAGAAAGAAAATCAGATCACAACTTCTAAGAAGACTCTTGAATTTTTAGATAAATATCTGAAAACGAAATAA
- a CDS encoding Fic family protein translates to MGILDKNLPYNDLPLLPPKADIETKNILRKTISAGRSLAQLNGTLLNLPNPTLFLDTIYLQEAKASSEVENIITTNDELYKSLVADRKVEDFATKEVLSYKEALWSGLEQLKTKPFITTNLCIKIVQCIKQNNASIRVIPGTTLSNSSGEVIYTPPGGEDIIREKLANWERFINEDNSIDPLIKMALMHYQFEAIHPFADGNGRTGRILLLLYLKLSGLLDTPAIYLSEYIIKNKAEYYRVLQDVTEKNEWEAYILYMLDMIEETATRGLERLNKITAAMEKIAGEIKQQLPKIYSKDLIEILFRLPYTKRQHLIDENIGNAKTVGIYLQKLEENGFLQSVKVGKEKLYLNQQMLKILEER, encoded by the coding sequence ATGGGGATATTGGATAAAAACTTACCATACAACGACCTGCCTCTGCTACCACCGAAGGCAGATATTGAAACTAAAAACATACTCCGCAAAACCATATCGGCAGGCAGATCCTTGGCTCAACTGAACGGAACATTACTCAATTTACCCAATCCTACGCTGTTTTTGGACACTATATATTTGCAGGAAGCAAAGGCAAGTTCCGAAGTAGAAAATATCATTACCACCAATGATGAGCTATACAAATCCCTGGTAGCGGACAGAAAAGTGGAAGATTTTGCCACAAAAGAAGTTTTGAGCTACAAAGAGGCACTTTGGTCTGGTTTGGAACAACTGAAAACCAAACCTTTCATTACTACCAATCTTTGTATAAAAATTGTTCAGTGTATCAAACAAAATAACGCTTCCATTCGGGTCATTCCCGGAACAACACTAAGCAATTCAAGTGGTGAAGTAATTTACACACCGCCCGGTGGAGAAGACATAATCAGGGAAAAGCTGGCCAATTGGGAAAGGTTCATCAATGAAGACAACAGCATTGACCCCTTAATCAAAATGGCCTTGATGCACTATCAGTTTGAAGCCATACACCCTTTTGCCGACGGTAACGGAAGAACAGGACGAATTTTACTATTGCTATATCTCAAACTATCGGGTTTGCTGGATACGCCTGCCATTTATTTAAGCGAATACATCATCAAAAATAAAGCGGAATACTACCGAGTATTACAAGATGTAACTGAAAAAAATGAGTGGGAAGCATATATTCTGTACATGTTGGATATGATTGAAGAAACTGCAACCAGGGGATTGGAGCGACTGAATAAGATCACAGCGGCAATGGAGAAAATTGCAGGAGAAATCAAACAACAGCTACCAAAAATCTATTCCAAAGATTTGATAGAAATTTTGTTTCGACTACCGTACACAAAACGTCAACATTTGATAGATGAAAACATCGGAAATGCAAAAACAGTGGGTATCTATTTACAGAAATTGGAAGAAAACGGATTTTTACAGTCGGTAAAGGTGGGCAAGGAAAAATTATACCTGAACCAGCAAATGCTGAAAATATTGGAAGAGAGATAA
- a CDS encoding dihydrofolate reductase family protein — protein sequence MRKLIAAMNMTIDGICDHTAGIANDELHQHYTDLLSNSGTILYGRITFQLMEYWQTVLKDPTGDKSTDEFAVAIDRIPKIVFSHTLDHVEWESTIVAKRDLKGEVLELKQQLGKDILVGSPSLIVSLTELHLIDEYQLCIHPVIAGNGLSLFKNISDRTVLKLIKTKTFDYGAVTLYYEPTKG from the coding sequence ATGAGAAAACTAATTGCAGCAATGAATATGACAATTGATGGGATTTGCGATCATACGGCAGGGATTGCAAATGACGAACTACATCAACATTATACTGATCTTCTAAGTAATTCAGGTACTATTCTGTATGGAAGAATAACCTTTCAACTGATGGAGTATTGGCAAACGGTGCTGAAAGATCCTACCGGAGACAAATCAACGGACGAATTTGCGGTGGCCATAGACAGAATTCCAAAAATTGTTTTTTCCCATACACTGGATCACGTTGAATGGGAAAGCACTATTGTGGCAAAACGCGATTTGAAAGGAGAAGTTTTAGAACTGAAACAGCAATTAGGAAAAGACATTTTAGTCGGCAGTCCTAGCTTGATTGTAAGCCTGACGGAACTTCATTTAATTGATGAATATCAACTTTGTATTCATCCGGTTATAGCAGGAAACGGATTGTCCTTATTCAAAAACATAAGCGACCGGACTGTACTTAAACTTATAAAAACAAAAACTTTTGATTACGGCGCAGTAACGCTCTATTACGAGCCGACAAAGGGATGA
- a CDS encoding YhcG family protein → MEITQSKYNDLISQIGNLLLKGREQAAKSVNTILVQTYWLIGRHIVEYEQGGKEKAEYGSFLFEELSKDLTKLYGKGFSRANLLYMRKLYLTFPKSETLSNVLSWSHYFEILRTDNELEINFYARQTEKENWSVRELKRQMKSMLFHRLAMSKDKKGVLKLSEKGQEIQKAEDILKDPYVLEFLNIPENHQYLESELEEKIISNLQNFLLELGKGFTFEKRQYRILISGRHFYVDLVFYHRILKCFVLIDLKRGEVTHQDVGQMNLYLNYFKKEVNTEGDNEPIGIVLGAYKDHVLVEYATENISNQLFVSKYQFYLPDKKQLENELNKLLEEK, encoded by the coding sequence ATGGAAATAACACAATCAAAATATAATGATTTAATCAGTCAAATTGGTAATTTATTACTAAAAGGAAGAGAACAGGCTGCCAAATCGGTAAACACCATTTTGGTGCAAACATATTGGTTAATAGGAAGACACATTGTAGAATACGAACAAGGCGGAAAAGAAAAGGCTGAATATGGAAGCTTCCTTTTTGAGGAACTTTCAAAGGACTTGACAAAGCTTTACGGAAAAGGTTTCAGCAGAGCTAATTTGCTATACATGAGGAAACTTTACTTAACATTTCCAAAAAGTGAGACACTGTCTAACGTTTTGAGTTGGAGCCATTATTTCGAGATTTTACGCACTGACAATGAACTTGAAATCAACTTTTACGCCAGACAAACTGAAAAGGAAAATTGGAGTGTTAGGGAACTGAAACGACAAATGAAAAGTATGTTGTTTCACCGTTTGGCAATGAGCAAAGACAAAAAAGGTGTATTAAAACTTTCGGAAAAGGGTCAAGAAATTCAGAAAGCCGAGGACATTTTGAAAGATCCTTATGTTTTAGAATTTTTGAATATTCCCGAAAATCACCAATATCTTGAAAGCGAATTGGAAGAGAAGATCATCTCAAACCTACAAAACTTTTTGTTGGAATTAGGAAAAGGCTTTACGTTTGAAAAACGACAATACAGAATTTTAATAAGTGGAAGACACTTTTATGTGGACTTAGTTTTTTACCACAGAATTTTAAAATGTTTTGTATTGATTGATCTTAAACGTGGTGAGGTAACGCATCAAGACGTAGGACAAATGAATTTGTATCTAAATTATTTCAAGAAAGAAGTAAACACAGAGGGTGATAATGAACCTATTGGAATCGTTTTGGGAGCCTACAAAGACCACGTTTTGGTAGAATACGCAACCGAGAACATTAGTAATCAACTTTTTGTAAGCAAATACCAGTTTTATCTACCAGACAAGAAGCAACTTGAAAATGAACTGAACAAATTGCTGGAAGAAAAATGA
- the proC gene encoding pyrroline-5-carboxylate reductase, with amino-acid sequence MKIAIIGCGNMGMAFARAFLKFDLVKKEDFLLVEKSADRKDSLNSFQPGIITGIIGPQIAEYDLIILSVKPQDFASVSEALKEVISEKQVVLSIMAGITIKIIQNSLNHKAVIRAMPNTPAMLGMGITAYSASPEVDINQLRKVENLINATGRSVFLEDEDQLNAVTALSGSGPAYFFYVVKAMIEAGKQMGFEESVAALLVKQTMLGSFHLINTADKSLDELIKAVASKGGTTEAALRQFEAGHLDETLKAGIIAAQVRSTELSKG; translated from the coding sequence ATGAAAATTGCAATTATCGGCTGCGGCAATATGGGCATGGCTTTTGCCCGTGCATTCCTCAAATTTGATCTTGTTAAAAAAGAAGATTTCCTGCTTGTTGAAAAAAGTGCTGACCGCAAGGACAGCCTGAATAGTTTTCAGCCGGGTATAATAACCGGTATAATAGGGCCACAAATTGCTGAATACGATTTAATTATACTTTCTGTAAAACCACAGGATTTCGCATCGGTTTCAGAAGCGCTCAAAGAAGTGATTTCAGAAAAACAGGTTGTCCTTTCTATCATGGCAGGAATTACAATAAAAATCATTCAAAATTCACTCAACCACAAAGCCGTTATCCGGGCGATGCCTAACACGCCCGCAATGCTTGGAATGGGAATTACTGCTTATTCTGCGTCTCCGGAAGTAGATATCAATCAGCTGCGTAAAGTGGAAAACTTAATCAATGCTACCGGGCGTTCCGTGTTTTTAGAAGACGAAGACCAATTGAATGCTGTAACTGCATTAAGCGGAAGCGGCCCCGCCTATTTCTTTTATGTCGTGAAAGCGATGATTGAAGCCGGAAAACAAATGGGTTTTGAAGAATCTGTGGCGGCATTATTAGTTAAACAAACGATGCTTGGTTCTTTTCATTTGATTAATACGGCGGATAAATCGTTGGACGAATTGATCAAAGCCGTTGCGTCAAAAGGTGGAACGACAGAAGCGGCGTTGAGGCAATTTGAAGCGGGGCATTTGGATGAGACTTTGAAAGCGGGGATTATTGCGGCGCAGGTGAGGTCGACGGAGTTGTCGAAGGGGTGA
- a CDS encoding DUF2126 domain-containing protein, which produces MAIKVAISHKTKYKFDRSVSLSPHVFRLRPAPHSRTAIEGYSFKVTPENHFINWQQDPFGNYQARVVFPEKATELSIEVEVIAKLQVINPFDFFVEEYAETFPFQYEQGLRKELGPYLEPRESGPKLMQWIEENKPEKGIKIVDFLVHVNQRVFNSIGYNIRMEAGVQACEDTLTIRSGSCRDSAWMLVQFLRHLGIAARFVSGYLVQLTSDIKSLDGPSGPEQDFTDLHAWAEAYVPGAGWIGLDATSGLLAGEGHIPLCCTPDYASAAPVSGATDVCEVTFEFDNSVFRIHEDPRVTKPYTEEQWASVMQVGHDVEKDLQEGDVRMTMGGEPTFISIDDFESPEWNTAADGPLKRQLAYDLALRLKNRFAHGGLLHFGQGKWYPGEPFPRWQYALYWRNDGIPMWKNDDLVTKEGQTKYTFKEAELFTTELTKYLGIDTNNITPAYEDPIYWAMEEGKLPVNVDPLKVNLKDSIERRTLAKLLEKGLNNPAGFVLPVKWNEKGKHWSSSAWVFKRNNCFLIPGNSAIGFRLPLKSLPEVAKERREQPIERSLFEDLPALIDFRPGVESRYGTVAPAYEAPVNVLIEEEEDKDSKVKKEKVAENELLFDVPIVKTALCVEERDGIIYVYLPPTDYLEHYLDLMASIEATAEKLQMPVRIEGYSAPSDTRVQKLIVTPDPGVIEVNIHPAKNWQELVDNISALYEEAFFSRLGTDKFMVDGRHTGTGGGNHVTIGGAKPADSPILRRPDLLRSLVTYWQHHPALSYLFAGPFIGPTSQAPRIDEGRDERLYEVEIAFEQIPDDGEVPFWMVDRIFRNLLVDITGNTHRSEFCMDKLYSPDSATGQLGILEFRAFDMPPHKHMNLVQTLLVRALIAKFWKEPYKHKLIRWGTELHDRFLLPHFAYLDMVDVVNDLKDAGYNFDISWFDPFFEFRFPHYGGITVDNIQLDLRLGIEPWHVLGEELSNSGTARFVDSSLERLQVKISGFVEGRHILVCNGCRVPLRSSGIKGEYVSGIRYKAWNPPSALHPTIGADAPLVFDIVDTWNNRILGGCTYFVSHPGGRSFDTYPVNSFEAESRKISLFQGFGHTPSAKQEVPILEKNTGSVSRFVAETKKEMKMDTPIELINPEYPNTLDLRKYWHAK; this is translated from the coding sequence ATGGCTATAAAAGTTGCTATTTCACACAAGACAAAGTATAAATTTGACAGGAGTGTTTCACTTTCACCGCATGTTTTCAGGCTCCGTCCTGCCCCTCATTCCCGGACTGCAATAGAAGGATATTCATTTAAAGTTACACCGGAAAACCATTTTATAAACTGGCAGCAGGACCCGTTCGGCAATTATCAGGCAAGGGTTGTATTTCCTGAAAAAGCCACTGAACTGAGCATTGAAGTGGAAGTAATTGCAAAGCTTCAGGTAATCAATCCGTTCGATTTCTTTGTTGAAGAATATGCTGAAACTTTTCCTTTCCAATACGAGCAGGGATTGAGAAAAGAATTGGGTCCTTACCTGGAACCAAGGGAATCCGGTCCGAAGCTGATGCAATGGATAGAGGAAAACAAACCTGAAAAAGGCATTAAAATAGTTGACTTTCTTGTACACGTAAACCAGCGTGTTTTTAATTCTATCGGTTACAATATCCGGATGGAAGCAGGTGTACAGGCTTGCGAAGATACATTGACGATCAGGAGCGGATCCTGCCGTGACTCGGCCTGGATGCTTGTGCAGTTTTTAAGGCATTTAGGGATCGCGGCACGTTTTGTATCCGGTTATTTGGTTCAGCTTACTTCTGATATTAAATCACTGGACGGGCCTTCCGGGCCGGAACAGGATTTTACGGATCTGCATGCCTGGGCGGAGGCTTACGTTCCCGGTGCAGGCTGGATCGGATTGGATGCCACATCTGGGCTTTTAGCTGGTGAAGGCCACATTCCGCTTTGCTGTACGCCCGATTATGCAAGTGCAGCACCCGTTTCCGGAGCAACTGACGTGTGTGAGGTAACTTTTGAATTTGATAACAGTGTTTTCCGGATCCACGAAGATCCGCGCGTTACAAAACCGTATACCGAAGAGCAGTGGGCGTCAGTTATGCAGGTTGGCCACGATGTAGAAAAGGATTTGCAGGAAGGCGATGTGCGTATGACAATGGGCGGTGAACCCACTTTTATATCTATTGATGATTTTGAATCACCTGAATGGAACACCGCTGCCGACGGCCCTTTAAAACGACAGCTTGCATATGACCTTGCACTGAGGTTGAAAAATCGTTTCGCACATGGCGGGCTGTTACATTTTGGCCAGGGTAAATGGTATCCTGGCGAACCTTTTCCACGTTGGCAGTATGCACTCTATTGGAGGAATGATGGCATTCCCATGTGGAAAAATGATGATTTGGTAACGAAAGAAGGACAAACAAAATATACCTTCAAAGAGGCTGAATTATTTACCACAGAACTAACAAAATATTTAGGTATTGATACCAACAATATAACTCCGGCTTATGAAGACCCTATTTACTGGGCTATGGAGGAAGGTAAATTGCCGGTCAATGTCGATCCTTTAAAGGTAAATTTAAAAGATTCAATTGAGAGAAGGACTCTGGCCAAATTACTGGAAAAGGGATTGAATAATCCGGCCGGATTCGTTTTGCCGGTTAAATGGAATGAAAAAGGTAAACACTGGTCGAGCAGCGCCTGGGTATTCAAGCGTAATAATTGTTTTCTGATACCTGGTAATTCTGCCATTGGTTTCCGTTTGCCTTTAAAATCACTTCCCGAAGTTGCCAAGGAAAGAAGAGAGCAGCCAATTGAACGTAGTCTTTTTGAAGATTTACCTGCATTAATTGATTTCAGGCCTGGTGTTGAATCCCGGTATGGTACTGTAGCACCAGCGTATGAAGCTCCGGTCAATGTTTTAATTGAAGAGGAAGAAGACAAAGATTCAAAAGTCAAAAAGGAAAAGGTAGCTGAAAACGAATTGCTTTTTGATGTTCCGATCGTTAAAACAGCTTTGTGTGTTGAAGAGCGCGACGGTATTATTTACGTGTATTTGCCTCCGACAGATTACCTGGAACACTATCTGGATCTGATGGCTTCCATTGAAGCGACAGCAGAAAAACTGCAAATGCCTGTTCGTATTGAAGGTTATTCAGCTCCATCTGATACACGTGTTCAGAAACTAATTGTAACACCCGATCCCGGTGTTATTGAAGTGAATATACATCCGGCCAAAAACTGGCAGGAACTGGTTGACAATATCAGTGCTTTGTATGAAGAGGCATTCTTTTCAAGATTAGGAACGGATAAATTTATGGTTGATGGCCGCCATACCGGAACCGGTGGCGGAAATCACGTAACCATTGGCGGTGCAAAACCTGCTGACAGCCCAATCCTGCGCCGTCCTGATTTATTAAGAAGCCTGGTAACATACTGGCAGCATCATCCTGCACTAAGTTATCTTTTTGCCGGTCCGTTTATTGGCCCTACAAGTCAGGCGCCGCGTATTGATGAAGGCCGCGACGAGCGCTTGTATGAAGTGGAAATTGCTTTTGAACAAATTCCTGACGACGGTGAAGTGCCGTTCTGGATGGTTGACAGGATATTTAGGAATTTACTGGTAGATATTACCGGAAATACACACCGTTCAGAGTTCTGTATGGATAAGCTGTATTCACCGGATTCTGCAACAGGACAGCTGGGGATTCTCGAATTCAGGGCATTTGATATGCCCCCACACAAGCATATGAATCTGGTGCAGACATTGCTGGTTCGTGCTTTGATCGCTAAATTCTGGAAAGAGCCTTATAAACATAAACTGATTCGCTGGGGAACAGAATTGCATGACCGGTTTTTACTGCCGCATTTTGCATATCTGGATATGGTGGACGTTGTAAATGACCTGAAAGATGCCGGTTATAACTTTGACATATCCTGGTTCGACCCATTCTTTGAATTCCGTTTCCCTCATTATGGCGGTATTACGGTTGATAACATTCAGCTGGATCTGCGCCTGGGAATTGAGCCGTGGCATGTTCTGGGTGAAGAATTATCTAATTCCGGAACTGCCCGTTTTGTGGATTCCTCGCTTGAAAGATTGCAGGTAAAAATCAGTGGTTTTGTAGAAGGAAGACATATTCTGGTTTGTAATGGCTGCCGTGTGCCTTTACGCAGTTCAGGAATTAAGGGAGAATATGTTTCGGGTATACGTTACAAAGCATGGAATCCGCCGTCTGCATTACATCCGACTATCGGAGCAGATGCACCGTTGGTTTTTGATATTGTTGATACCTGGAATAACCGAATTCTAGGAGGCTGTACGTATTTTGTTTCACATCCCGGCGGGCGTAGTTTTGATACTTATCCGGTAAATAGTTTTGAAGCGGAATCACGAAAAATAAGCCTTTTCCAGGGATTTGGCCATACACCTTCTGCCAAACAGGAAGTACCAATCCTTGAAAAAAACACAGGAAGTGTTTCCAGATTTGTGGCTGAAACCAAGAAGGAAATGAAAATGGATACGCCTATTGAACTGATCAATCCGGAGTATCCGAATACATTGGATTTAAGAAAATACTGGCACGCCAAATAA